Proteins from a single region of Pseudomonas sp. BSw22131:
- a CDS encoding lipid A biosynthesis lauroyl acyltransferase, with protein sequence MDRPRFRAYFLHPRFWPLWLGLGLLWLTVQLPFRVLLVVGRLIGAMMYRFATDRRVIAARNLQLCFPHVSKAERKRLLKANFASTGIAFFEMAMSWWWSRERLARLAHIEGIEHLKQAHASGQGVILMALHFTTLEIGAALLGQQHTIDGMYREHKNPLFDFVQRRGRERHNLDSLAVEREDVRGMLKLLRAGRGIWYAPDQDYGAKQSIFVPLFGIQAATVTATSKFAKLGRALVVPFTQERLADGSGYRLVVHAPLADFPGESDEADCLRINQWVEHAVAACPEQYLWAHRRFKSRPPGEPKLYPKRG encoded by the coding sequence ATGGATCGCCCGCGTTTTCGAGCTTATTTTCTTCACCCTCGCTTCTGGCCGCTATGGCTCGGGCTGGGCCTGCTCTGGCTGACCGTTCAATTGCCGTTTCGCGTTTTGCTGGTAGTGGGCCGGCTGATCGGCGCGATGATGTACCGCTTTGCCACCGACCGTCGCGTGATTGCCGCGCGCAACCTGCAGCTGTGTTTTCCGCACGTGAGCAAGGCTGAGCGCAAGCGCCTGCTCAAGGCAAACTTCGCGTCGACGGGGATCGCGTTCTTCGAGATGGCCATGAGTTGGTGGTGGTCCAGAGAGCGGCTGGCACGCCTGGCGCACATCGAAGGCATCGAGCACCTCAAGCAGGCGCATGCCAGCGGGCAGGGCGTGATTCTCATGGCGCTGCACTTCACCACGCTGGAAATCGGCGCCGCGTTGCTCGGTCAGCAGCACACGATTGACGGCATGTACCGCGAACACAAAAATCCACTGTTTGACTTCGTTCAGCGTCGCGGCCGCGAGCGACATAATCTGGATTCGCTGGCGGTTGAGCGCGAAGACGTGCGCGGCATGCTCAAGCTGCTGCGCGCCGGGCGGGGGATCTGGTACGCGCCTGATCAGGACTACGGCGCCAAACAAAGCATCTTCGTCCCGTTGTTCGGCATTCAGGCCGCCACCGTGACCGCCACCAGCAAGTTCGCCAAGCTGGGTCGCGCTCTGGTAGTGCCGTTCACCCAAGAGCGTCTGGCAGATGGCAGTGGCTACCGGCTGGTAGTTCATGCCCCATTAGCGGATTTTCCCGGTGAAAGCGACGAGGCCGATTGCCTGCGGATCAATCAGTGGGTAGAGCACGCAGTCGCGGCATGTCCCGAGCAATACCTCTGGGCGCATCGTCGTTTCAAAAGCCGCCCGCCGGGAGAGCCGAAGCTGTACCCCAAGCGCGGCTGA
- a CDS encoding pirin family protein: protein MTQLRKVLSIQTGQPTSDGAGVQLTRVFGGPGVEQFDPFLMLDEFGSDKPDDYIAGFPPHPHRGFETVTYMLEGRMRHEDHMGNVGLLQGGGVQWMTAARGVIHSEMPEQEEGTLRGFQLWVNLPGKTKLSDPGYDDIQPERIPRLTTSAGVKVVVIAGHFDDGHVQQAGAVQRPDTEPQYFDFHMPAGSTIIPKVPEGHRVLLYVYEGELEVAGQPQKIGTRRMARLSESGEVQLHSESGARVLLIAGKPLGEPIVQYGPFVMNTREEIEQALRDFRDDRLTA from the coding sequence ATGACTCAATTACGCAAAGTTCTGTCCATCCAGACCGGGCAGCCCACGTCCGATGGCGCAGGCGTACAACTGACCCGAGTGTTCGGCGGCCCCGGCGTTGAGCAGTTCGATCCGTTTCTGATGCTCGATGAGTTCGGCTCCGACAAGCCTGACGACTACATCGCTGGCTTCCCTCCCCACCCACACCGCGGTTTCGAGACAGTGACTTACATGCTCGAAGGCCGTATGCGCCACGAGGACCACATGGGTAATGTCGGCCTGTTGCAGGGCGGCGGCGTGCAGTGGATGACGGCGGCGCGCGGGGTTATTCACAGCGAAATGCCCGAGCAGGAAGAAGGCACCCTGCGTGGCTTCCAGCTTTGGGTAAATCTGCCGGGCAAAACCAAACTGAGCGATCCCGGTTACGACGATATCCAGCCTGAGCGCATCCCCCGCCTGACCACGTCAGCGGGCGTCAAAGTGGTAGTGATCGCCGGCCATTTCGACGATGGTCATGTCCAGCAAGCTGGCGCCGTGCAGCGCCCGGACACCGAACCTCAGTATTTCGACTTTCACATGCCAGCGGGCAGCACCATCATCCCGAAGGTGCCTGAGGGGCATCGGGTGCTGCTGTATGTGTATGAAGGCGAGCTGGAAGTGGCGGGCCAGCCGCAGAAGATCGGGACGCGCCGAATGGCGCGGCTCTCGGAAAGTGGTGAAGTGCAGTTGCACAGTGAATCAGGCGCCCGGGTGTTGCTGATCGCAGGCAAGCCGCTGGGTGAGCCTATCGTGCAGTACGGACCGTTCGTGATGAATACCCGAGAAGAGATCGAACAGGCGTTGCGCGATTTTCGGGATGATCGGTTGACTGCTTGA